The Winogradskyella schleiferi genome has a window encoding:
- a CDS encoding DUF7619 domain-containing protein, translating to MKKFTLLLLLAFYSMFCFSQDPTVYITNGGSGYSVIEGNTYTFTVSMYSATTTDVIVDVSTLPISADNSDYTPLSTTVTILAGELSSTPLSIPTFNDSSIEENEYFTIEAEVTSNNTSNETISRNITLWDNDTTPTINSNTTPSIIEGRYSNHYVSISNYFSSDVTINLSTTSGTADASDYDPTSVSLTIPAGELSVYFTINTLQDAITEIDETYTITLNVTSGNTTNTSLDITVTILDNDTTPTLSLYTNTSTTEGYNAFVYARLDRAYNSNVVVELTTTNGTADNSDYTSVTLTKTIASGYTSTSSFQIPTTDDTLDEPNESINITVTVISGNTTNTTETTTVNIVDNDGLPDFYLQAVNDTDNSTGLTLDGLAAEEGYDLKFIPRLTQISPMDTEIEITTTNGSADSSDYTTSTIAVTIPAGQYSNYYEVLGYSTILDQIDEDDENMFVNAQVTSSNTYNTAYTLEGIIIDNYDLNAQPDDVTSIIEVGTTFQVLDNDTFEGLPVDAADLDVSLLGPNTVGISLSSDGLLTIPSSAPMGIYQINYQICQIANPTNCDMARLTIRVDSPLDATHTATYVDFNGDGFISAGDTIAYEFTITNNGNAPIIDIDADYYADFDFVGGPLASLGPGQVDSTTFTATQIITQNNINSGYYGGDLEGAYFYGTYYDVEYQEYLYDQSQSFNLQQSDGIELNAFVDTNGNGTQESSEINFPLGQFNYEVNNDGVINNLYVSPHYLYESNPSTTYELSYTVDADYAANNTTAASYSNVTVPIGSGITTYDFPINVTPYNDLSIDISASWRPPIPGFQYWNYISYTNNSNETVTSGTIDFTMDSALSLLSVHDVTNYWYNYNPASVTITATGFSYAFSNLQPYQTKRLWVKMQVPILPTVSLGQLVTNTVDIELLTDEISPSNNTSSLTQTIVGSYDPNDITEKHGEEILFSSFSTDDYLTYTIRFENTGTANAINIRVEELLNEQLDESTLKMVDASHPYNLERIGKQLKWNFFGVNLPPSEGNDSQVGHGFITFKIKPFPDYAVGDVIPNTAEIYFDFNPAIVTNTWNTTFVQTLGIAESDFSNLTVYPNPVKDILLISNNSEIFTVEISSILGKQILSKSVDALTTEIDLSKFSNGVYFVKIKNTNRERIVKVLKE from the coding sequence ATGAAAAAATTTACACTACTTCTTCTACTCGCTTTCTATTCCATGTTTTGTTTTTCTCAAGACCCAACAGTTTATATTACCAATGGTGGTAGTGGTTATTCTGTGATAGAGGGCAATACTTATACCTTTACAGTGAGTATGTATAGTGCAACAACTACAGATGTTATAGTAGATGTGTCAACGCTTCCAATTTCAGCGGATAATAGCGATTATACACCTTTATCAACTACAGTTACAATACTAGCAGGAGAGTTGAGCAGTACTCCACTTTCGATTCCGACATTCAATGATTCTTCTATCGAAGAAAATGAATATTTTACAATTGAAGCCGAGGTTACTTCTAATAACACTTCAAATGAGACAATCTCTAGAAATATTACCTTATGGGACAATGATACCACACCAACGATAAATTCAAATACAACACCAAGTATAATTGAAGGTCGATATTCTAACCATTATGTGAGTATAAGTAATTATTTTAGCTCTGACGTAACCATTAATTTATCTACAACATCAGGAACTGCAGATGCATCAGATTATGATCCAACGTCCGTTTCTTTAACTATTCCTGCTGGTGAACTTTCTGTATATTTTACAATCAATACATTACAAGATGCCATAACTGAAATTGACGAAACCTATACCATTACCTTAAATGTTACCTCAGGAAATACAACCAATACAAGTCTTGATATTACAGTAACAATTTTAGATAATGATACCACACCTACACTTAGCCTTTATACTAATACTAGTACAACTGAAGGGTATAATGCCTTTGTATATGCAAGATTAGACAGAGCTTACAATTCAAATGTCGTTGTTGAACTTACTACAACTAATGGTACAGCAGATAATTCAGACTATACTTCTGTCACTCTAACAAAGACTATTGCTTCAGGTTATACATCTACCAGCAGTTTTCAAATTCCAACTACTGATGATACCTTAGACGAACCTAATGAATCTATAAACATCACCGTGACGGTCATTTCAGGAAATACCACCAATACAACAGAAACGACTACTGTAAATATTGTTGATAATGATGGGTTGCCTGATTTCTACTTGCAAGCCGTCAATGACACTGATAATTCAACGGGTTTAACCTTAGACGGATTAGCTGCTGAGGAAGGATACGATCTTAAGTTTATACCACGATTAACTCAAATAAGCCCAATGGATACTGAGATTGAAATTACTACTACTAATGGATCTGCCGATAGTTCAGATTATACAACATCAACTATAGCAGTTACCATTCCTGCAGGTCAATATTCTAATTATTATGAGGTATTGGGTTATTCAACTATTTTAGATCAAATAGATGAAGATGATGAAAACATGTTCGTTAATGCACAAGTGACCTCTTCTAACACCTATAATACCGCATATACATTAGAAGGCATCATTATTGACAATTATGATCTCAATGCACAACCAGATGATGTGACATCCATTATAGAAGTCGGTACAACATTTCAAGTATTGGATAATGATACTTTTGAAGGTTTACCAGTTGATGCGGCGGATTTGGATGTTAGCTTACTTGGGCCAAATACTGTTGGTATTTCTTTAAGTTCTGATGGACTATTAACTATACCCTCTAGTGCACCGATGGGCATTTATCAAATTAACTATCAAATATGCCAAATTGCAAATCCAACCAACTGCGATATGGCCAGATTAACCATTAGAGTTGATTCTCCATTGGATGCAACCCATACTGCAACATATGTTGATTTCAATGGTGATGGATTTATAAGTGCAGGAGATACTATTGCTTACGAATTCACCATTACCAATAACGGAAACGCACCAATTATAGACATTGACGCTGATTATTATGCAGATTTTGACTTTGTTGGCGGACCACTAGCTAGTCTAGGCCCAGGACAAGTGGATAGTACAACATTCACAGCTACACAAATTATTACACAAAATAATATTAATAGTGGTTATTACGGAGGCGATTTAGAGGGTGCATATTTCTATGGTACTTATTATGATGTTGAATACCAAGAATATTTGTACGATCAAAGTCAAAGTTTTAATTTACAACAATCCGATGGCATAGAACTAAACGCCTTTGTGGATACCAATGGAAACGGAACACAAGAATCTAGTGAAATCAATTTTCCCTTAGGACAGTTTAACTATGAAGTAAACAATGATGGTGTAATAAACAATCTTTACGTATCTCCACATTATTTATATGAATCTAATCCATCTACAACCTATGAGCTTTCTTATACAGTAGATGCTGATTATGCCGCTAATAATACTACTGCAGCAAGTTATTCTAATGTCACAGTTCCCATTGGTTCTGGAATTACTACTTATGATTTTCCTATTAATGTAACGCCTTATAATGACTTATCAATTGATATTTCAGCCTCTTGGAGACCACCAATTCCTGGTTTTCAATATTGGAATTACATCAGTTACACAAACAATTCTAATGAAACAGTAACATCTGGCACTATAGATTTTACAATGGATAGTGCACTTAGTTTACTGAGTGTTCATGACGTTACTAATTATTGGTACAATTATAATCCTGCTTCGGTAACAATAACGGCTACTGGCTTTTCTTACGCGTTTAGTAATTTACAACCTTACCAAACCAAACGTCTATGGGTTAAAATGCAAGTGCCAATTCTTCCTACAGTTAGTCTTGGTCAATTGGTTACAAATACTGTTGATATTGAATTACTGACTGATGAAATTTCGCCATCGAATAACACATCCAGTTTAACACAAACCATTGTTGGTTCTTACGACCCTAACGATATTACTGAAAAACATGGTGAAGAAATCCTCTTCTCATCGTTCTCAACAGACGATTATTTAACCTACACCATTAGATTTGAAAACACAGGGACTGCCAATGCTATTAATATAAGGGTTGAGGAACTCTTAAATGAACAATTAGACGAATCTACTCTGAAAATGGTAGATGCTAGTCATCCATACAATTTAGAGCGTATTGGAAAACAGTTAAAATGGAATTTCTTTGGTGTTAATCTTCCGCCATCAGAGGGTAATGACTCACAGGTTGGTCATGGTTTTATCACTTTTAAGATAAAACCGTTTCCAGATTATGCTGTTGGAGATGTGATACCGAATACCGCAGAAATTTATTTCGATTTTAATCCTGCGATAGTTACAAATACGTGGAATACTACATTTGTTCAAACTTTAGGTATAGCTGAATCTGATTTTAGCAACTTGACTGTTTATCCAAACCCTGTAAAGGATATACTCCTTATTAGTAATAATTCTGAAATCTTTACAGTTGAAATTAGTTCAATTCTTGGGAAACAAATTTTATCGAAATCAGTCGATGCTTTGACCACCGAAATTGATTTAAGTAAGTTTTCTAATGGTGTTTACTTTGTGAAAATCAAGAATACCAATAGAGAGAGGATTGTGAAGGTTCTTAAAGAATAA